A genome region from Candidatus Zixiibacteriota bacterium includes the following:
- a CDS encoding thiamine pyrophosphate-requiring protein yields MRVVDAICEILKHEGVEFLSCYPTNPLIEASARAGIRPIVCRQERVGVGIADGFTRVTNGRRIGVFTMQAGPGAENAFSGIATAYSDSVPILLLPVGYARSTAQVFHFFRSVQAYAPVTKWVEEITLARQVPEIMRRAFSYLKTGRPGPVLVEIPGDVAVEDVPADTDAYRPVRRAVSGPDPADVDLAARVLVEAKRPVIIAGQGVLYAEACEELRTLAELLQAPVTTPLEGKSAFPEHHPLSLGTGAGVMPRPVQVFLQKADVIFAVGASLTRHSIVAAPIPPGKIIIHATNDERDINKHYAADYPVLGDAKPVLRQLAQAVADRLGKERRDGSAVAAEIHQIREAWMAEWMPKLTSAERPINPYRVIWEFMKLFDPNGAIVSHDAGSPRNQLVPFYRAPAPRSYIGWGKSHALGTGLGLIMGAKLAAPDKFCVNFMGDAAFGMTGLDFETAVRCGIPVLTIVLNNNFMAAETVHMRDSHERFGTMNLGGNYADLAQSLGAWARRVEDPGEIAEALRLGRRVTDEGRPALLEFVTSRETRYARMQE; encoded by the coding sequence ATGCGTGTCGTCGATGCAATCTGCGAGATCCTCAAGCACGAGGGCGTGGAGTTTCTCTCCTGCTATCCCACCAACCCTCTGATCGAGGCCTCCGCCCGCGCCGGTATCCGGCCCATCGTCTGTCGCCAGGAGCGCGTCGGCGTCGGGATCGCCGACGGCTTCACCCGGGTGACCAATGGCCGGCGGATCGGAGTTTTCACGATGCAGGCCGGCCCTGGGGCGGAAAACGCCTTCTCCGGGATCGCCACCGCCTATTCGGACTCGGTCCCCATACTGTTGCTCCCGGTGGGCTACGCGCGGTCGACCGCGCAGGTTTTTCACTTTTTCAGATCCGTTCAGGCCTACGCTCCGGTGACCAAATGGGTCGAGGAGATCACGCTGGCACGCCAGGTCCCCGAAATCATGCGCCGGGCCTTCAGCTATCTCAAAACCGGCCGTCCCGGCCCGGTGCTGGTCGAGATTCCCGGAGACGTCGCGGTTGAAGATGTTCCTGCCGATACCGACGCCTATCGCCCGGTCAGGAGGGCCGTGAGCGGACCCGACCCCGCGGACGTGGACTTGGCCGCCAGGGTGCTGGTCGAGGCGAAACGCCCGGTGATCATCGCCGGCCAGGGAGTGCTCTATGCGGAGGCTTGCGAGGAGCTCCGGACGCTGGCGGAGCTGCTCCAGGCGCCGGTAACGACGCCTCTCGAAGGCAAGAGCGCGTTTCCCGAGCACCACCCGCTATCCCTCGGAACCGGAGCCGGCGTGATGCCCAGGCCGGTGCAGGTTTTCCTGCAGAAGGCCGATGTGATCTTTGCCGTCGGCGCAAGCTTGACGCGTCATAGCATCGTTGCGGCTCCCATCCCCCCGGGGAAAATCATCATCCATGCAACCAACGATGAACGCGACATCAACAAGCACTACGCCGCCGACTACCCCGTTCTCGGCGATGCCAAACCCGTGTTGCGCCAGCTCGCCCAGGCGGTCGCCGATCGGCTGGGAAAGGAGCGTCGCGACGGCTCGGCGGTTGCGGCAGAGATTCATCAGATCAGGGAAGCGTGGATGGCGGAATGGATGCCGAAGCTCACCTCCGCCGAGCGACCGATCAATCCTTACCGGGTCATCTGGGAGTTCATGAAGCTGTTCGACCCGAACGGCGCGATCGTGTCCCACGACGCCGGCAGCCCGCGCAACCAGCTGGTCCCCTTTTACCGCGCGCCGGCGCCCCGGAGCTACATCGGCTGGGGGAAATCGCACGCGCTCGGAACCGGTCTCGGCCTGATCATGGGAGCGAAGCTCGCCGCTCCTGACAAGTTCTGCGTGAACTTCATGGGCGACGCGGCCTTCGGCATGACGGGGCTGGACTTCGAAACCGCCGTGCGCTGCGGCATCCCCGTCCTGACCATCGTGCTCAACAACAACTTCATGGCCGCGGAGACGGTTCACATGCGGGACTCACACGAGCGGTTCGGCACCATGAACCTCGGCGGCAACTACGCGGATCTCGCCCAATCGCTCGGCGCCTGGGCGAGGCGCGTCGAAGATCCCGGGGAAATCGCGGAGGCCCTGCGGCTGGGGCGCCGGGTCACGGACGAAGGCCGGCCTGCGCTGCTCGAGTTCGTGACGAGTCGCGAAACCCGCTACGCGAGAATGCAGGAATAG
- a CDS encoding nitrite/sulfite reductase yields MKATPSWKEKLADRIAPELGREIDIFEQQMELRRQGKIDEKVFAETRLRRGIYGQRYDNGQRHDGIKVRKLNLSPGTLKGPDTLWDAPGMMRIKIPFGGLNPAQLETLAELSEEYSDGVAHVTTRQDFQFHFVHIEDTPALMRRLAAVGITTREACGNVVRNVTACPLAGVCRDEAFDVTPHAQACSKFLLGHPDTQDFGRKFKIAFSGCREHPCGLVTMHDVGAIARTRVIDGTEKRGFELYVGGGLGAVPYKAKLFDEFLPEEELLPTAQAISRVFARLGEKRNRQRARLKFLVAGLGIERFRDLVLDERRKLAFDPRWTAHLAREEPGECPLRPGAALDGGDRPPGFEAWYATNVYQQRQPGYAAATVTLPLGDISADQLRGLADIARRFVKDTLRTTVEQNILFRWVSEKDLPEFYRAIRAIGLGMPDAGTIVDVTACPGTDTCKLGIASSRGLARELRRRLGEKSLELDEAVKSLRVKVSGCFNSCGQHHVADIGFYGVNRNVNGFQVPHFQVVLGGVFSDNAREYGVPIGAVPSKRIPEAVVAIADHYVRRRSKGESFQAFVRRVGKQEIKGLLQELSAIPAHDADASYYTDWGDPRVFTLTDLGTGECAGEVVSQAEFALAASERELFEAQLLIDTGRIEEAVKTAYGAMLRAAQGLVQAQGTAAATEEREILAEFRRRFCDTQLFWDKYAGGKFADYLFKAKELLDSGRIDDADRAVRLLQEAQLFIDAARSCHDRLRSGGGSAVFPAAPAQPGA; encoded by the coding sequence GTGAAGGCGACTCCAAGCTGGAAAGAAAAGCTCGCAGACCGCATTGCTCCCGAGCTCGGCCGCGAGATCGACATTTTCGAGCAGCAGATGGAGCTCCGCAGGCAGGGAAAGATCGACGAGAAGGTATTCGCCGAAACCCGCCTGCGCCGGGGCATCTACGGGCAGCGTTATGACAACGGGCAGCGTCACGACGGAATAAAGGTCCGGAAGCTCAATCTTTCGCCCGGGACGTTGAAAGGTCCCGATACCCTCTGGGACGCTCCGGGAATGATGCGCATCAAGATCCCCTTCGGGGGGCTCAACCCAGCGCAGCTCGAGACGCTGGCGGAGCTTTCAGAAGAGTACTCCGACGGGGTTGCGCACGTGACCACGCGCCAGGACTTTCAATTTCACTTCGTTCACATCGAGGACACCCCGGCCCTCATGCGCCGGCTCGCCGCGGTGGGAATAACGACACGCGAAGCCTGCGGAAACGTCGTCCGCAACGTGACCGCTTGCCCTCTGGCAGGGGTCTGCCGCGACGAGGCGTTCGACGTTACGCCTCACGCCCAGGCTTGCTCGAAGTTCCTGCTCGGTCATCCCGACACGCAGGATTTCGGCCGCAAGTTCAAGATCGCTTTCTCGGGGTGCCGGGAGCATCCATGCGGGCTCGTGACCATGCACGATGTGGGCGCCATCGCGCGTACCCGGGTGATCGACGGCACGGAAAAGCGGGGTTTCGAGCTCTATGTGGGAGGCGGATTGGGAGCGGTGCCCTACAAGGCGAAACTGTTCGACGAGTTCCTGCCGGAGGAAGAGCTGTTGCCCACCGCGCAGGCGATCTCGCGTGTCTTCGCGCGCCTCGGCGAAAAGCGCAACCGGCAGCGGGCACGGCTCAAGTTCCTGGTTGCCGGCCTCGGCATCGAAAGGTTCCGCGACCTCGTCCTCGACGAGCGCCGCAAGCTCGCGTTCGACCCGCGCTGGACGGCGCACCTCGCCCGCGAAGAGCCGGGGGAATGCCCGCTCAGGCCCGGAGCCGCCCTCGACGGAGGCGACCGGCCGCCCGGTTTCGAGGCCTGGTATGCGACCAACGTCTACCAGCAGCGACAGCCGGGATACGCCGCCGCGACGGTGACGCTCCCGCTCGGGGATATCAGCGCGGACCAGCTTCGAGGTCTCGCCGATATCGCGCGGCGTTTCGTGAAGGATACGCTGCGCACCACCGTCGAGCAGAACATCTTGTTCCGGTGGGTGAGCGAGAAAGATCTCCCGGAATTCTACCGCGCGATCCGCGCCATCGGTCTGGGGATGCCGGATGCGGGAACGATCGTGGACGTGACGGCGTGTCCCGGCACCGATACCTGCAAGCTCGGCATCGCTTCCTCCCGCGGGCTCGCCCGCGAGCTTCGCCGCCGGCTCGGCGAGAAGAGCCTGGAGCTCGACGAGGCGGTGAAGAGCCTCAGGGTCAAGGTGAGCGGCTGTTTCAACTCGTGCGGCCAGCATCACGTCGCCGACATCGGCTTTTATGGCGTCAACCGCAACGTCAACGGCTTCCAGGTGCCGCACTTCCAGGTCGTCCTGGGCGGTGTCTTCAGCGACAACGCCCGAGAGTACGGAGTCCCGATCGGCGCCGTCCCGTCGAAGCGGATACCGGAGGCGGTGGTCGCGATCGCCGATCACTACGTGCGGCGGCGTTCGAAGGGCGAGAGCTTTCAGGCGTTCGTTCGCCGGGTGGGAAAGCAGGAGATCAAGGGGCTGTTGCAGGAGCTCAGCGCGATCCCCGCCCACGACGCGGACGCTTCGTATTACACGGACTGGGGAGATCCGCGCGTGTTCACGCTCACCGACCTGGGGACCGGCGAATGCGCCGGCGAGGTGGTAAGCCAGGCGGAATTCGCACTCGCCGCCAGTGAGCGCGAGCTGTTCGAGGCGCAGTTGCTCATCGACACCGGGCGCATCGAGGAGGCCGTTAAAACCGCCTACGGCGCAATGCTCCGCGCCGCGCAGGGTCTGGTTCAGGCTCAGGGAACGGCGGCCGCGACAGAGGAGCGGGAAATCCTGGCCGAGTTCAGGCGGCGCTTTTGCGACACGCAGCTCTTTTGGGACAAATACGCGGGCGGGAAGTTCGCGGACTACCTTTTCAAGGCGAAGGAGCTCCTCGACAGCGGACGGATCGACGACGCCGATCGCGCCGTCCGGCTGTTGCAGGAGGCGCAGCTGTTCATCGACGCGGCCCGTAGCTGCCACGACCGGCTGCGAAGCGGCGGCGGATCCGCAGTATTCCCGGCGGCGCCGGCTCAGCCGGGCGCTTGA
- a CDS encoding hydroxyacid dehydrogenase has protein sequence MALGRVLVEEFQTDVLKWLAERVELVIVNPWMEPERWELEVGRVDAVISRKGKITRDLMLASRGRLKIIARTGVGVDPSRVDLDAAKELKIWVTNMPGSNAVSVAELVFGQMIALARHTVEADRAVRQGKWGDYAKFTGVELAGKTLGIVGMGNIGTRVALRARAFEMGLLVFDPYIPESHVTALGGRFVGLEELLAASDFVTFHCPLTEETRGMVGADRLRLMKPTAYLLNAARGGIVDEGALCAVLAERAIAGAALDVVEHEPLAPDHPFLRLSNVILTPHIGAMTHEAAARGERGAAEEVIRVLRGERPKNPVFDLSDR, from the coding sequence ATGGCATTGGGCAGAGTGCTGGTCGAGGAGTTCCAGACCGACGTTCTCAAGTGGCTCGCGGAGCGCGTCGAGCTGGTGATAGTGAACCCCTGGATGGAGCCGGAACGCTGGGAGCTGGAAGTCGGCCGGGTGGACGCCGTGATCAGTCGCAAAGGAAAGATCACGCGAGATCTCATGCTCGCGAGCCGGGGTCGGCTGAAGATCATCGCCCGGACGGGCGTCGGCGTCGATCCTTCCAGGGTCGACCTCGATGCCGCAAAGGAGCTGAAAATCTGGGTCACGAACATGCCGGGGAGCAACGCCGTATCCGTGGCGGAACTGGTCTTCGGCCAGATGATCGCCCTGGCGCGGCACACCGTGGAAGCGGACCGGGCGGTGCGGCAGGGCAAATGGGGGGACTACGCAAAGTTCACCGGAGTCGAGCTCGCCGGAAAAACCCTGGGGATCGTCGGCATGGGGAATATTGGCACGAGGGTCGCCCTCCGTGCCCGTGCCTTCGAGATGGGATTGCTGGTTTTCGATCCGTACATTCCGGAGTCGCATGTCACCGCTCTGGGCGGCCGGTTCGTCGGGTTGGAGGAGCTGCTCGCGGCCTCGGATTTCGTGACGTTTCATTGCCCGCTGACCGAAGAGACCAGGGGCATGGTCGGGGCCGACAGGCTGCGATTGATGAAGCCCACCGCCTATCTCCTCAACGCGGCGCGCGGCGGAATCGTCGACGAGGGGGCGCTGTGCGCCGTTCTCGCCGAGCGGGCCATCGCCGGCGCCGCGCTCGACGTGGTCGAGCACGAGCCGCTCGCACCGGACCATCCGTTCCTTCGGCTGAGCAACGTGATCCTGACGCCTCACATCGGGGCCATGACCCACGAGGCGGCGGCGCGCGGGGAGCGGGGCGCCGCGGAGGAGGTAATTCGCGTATTGCGTGGAGAGCGGCCGAAAAACCCCGTTTTCGACCTATCGGACCGGTAG
- the maiA gene encoding maleylacetoacetate isomerase has translation MKLYTFFRSSASYRVRIALNIKGLAYDQIPIHLRRGGGEQLGPSYRAVNPQGLVPALEDGGRVLIQSLAIIEYLEERYPRPPLLPRDPADRALVRAMALVIACEVHPIQNLRVLNFLRDRFHHSDEEVNAWARHWIDLGLSTLETMVVSVPSRGSFCFGGAPTMADICLIPQLGNARRFGCDLSRYPNLLEIERACMALPAFAAAAPEKQPDAE, from the coding sequence ATGAAGCTCTACACGTTCTTTCGAAGCTCAGCCTCCTACCGGGTTCGGATAGCGCTCAACATCAAGGGCCTGGCATACGATCAGATTCCGATCCACCTTCGACGCGGAGGCGGAGAACAGCTGGGCCCGTCGTACCGGGCCGTCAACCCTCAGGGCCTCGTCCCCGCCCTGGAAGACGGCGGTCGCGTTCTCATCCAGTCGCTCGCGATCATCGAATACCTGGAAGAGCGGTATCCCCGGCCTCCACTCTTGCCGCGCGATCCCGCCGATCGGGCTCTGGTGCGAGCGATGGCCCTGGTGATCGCCTGTGAGGTCCACCCCATTCAGAATCTCCGGGTCCTGAACTTTCTCAGAGACCGCTTCCATCACTCCGACGAGGAAGTGAACGCCTGGGCGCGCCATTGGATCGATCTCGGCTTGTCGACTCTCGAGACGATGGTCGTTTCCGTCCCTTCCCGGGGGAGCTTTTGCTTCGGCGGCGCTCCGACGATGGCGGATATCTGCCTGATCCCGCAACTCGGCAACGCCCGACGGTTCGGCTGCGATCTGTCGCGGTACCCGAACCTGCTCGAAATCGAGCGGGCCTGCATGGCTCTGCCTGCCTTCGCCGCCGCGGCCCCGGAGAAGCAACCGGATGCGGAGTAG
- a CDS encoding Rrf2 family transcriptional regulator — protein MKIGSKGYYGLLALAELAASYSSRRALQVKEIAKNQNIPTEYLGQIMVLLKRAGLVHGSRGPAGGYTLARPPELITIRDALRALEGPSLTIDISGQKSGLSPACQKVVEIWARGLRAMEQVLEESTIADLCRAKPDAYMFYI, from the coding sequence ATGAAGATCGGTTCGAAAGGATACTACGGATTGCTGGCGCTTGCAGAGCTGGCCGCGAGCTACTCGTCGCGCAGGGCCTTGCAGGTGAAAGAAATCGCAAAAAACCAAAACATTCCAACAGAATACCTGGGGCAGATCATGGTCCTTCTCAAACGGGCGGGGCTGGTGCACGGCTCCCGCGGTCCGGCCGGAGGCTATACGCTGGCGCGGCCGCCCGAGCTGATTACGATACGGGACGCGCTACGCGCGCTCGAGGGGCCTTCGCTGACGATTGATATCAGCGGCCAGAAATCCGGGCTGTCTCCAGCGTGTCAAAAAGTGGTCGAGATCTGGGCGAGAGGGCTCAGGGCTATGGAACAGGTTCTCGAGGAGTCGACCATAGCGGACCTTTGTCGGGCAAAGCCCGACGCCTACATGTTCTACATCTGA
- a CDS encoding metallophosphoesterase codes for MTPPEPNTVILHSSDIHLGVDDSFDPGRGLRSLKLLKGVLAAGEAVSADIVVLAGDTFDNHRQPADLLHRAADIMRDYGRPIIVLPGNHDPLTPDSVYRRAGLATIPNVMILGLNVDNTVTFEALDLEIWGRPHMDYLDMSPLADPRPRRARWHLATAHGHYVDEPEEPGRLLGSWLIRHEDLVATGADYVALGHWNRAARVGNGEVVAHYSGSPEYEGTVNVVRLCPDRGVEVGRLPVR; via the coding sequence ATGACCCCGCCGGAACCCAACACGGTTATCCTCCACAGCTCCGACATCCATCTCGGGGTCGACGACAGCTTTGACCCGGGGCGGGGACTGCGAAGCCTCAAATTGCTCAAAGGAGTGCTCGCGGCAGGGGAAGCCGTCAGCGCGGACATCGTCGTGCTTGCGGGAGACACGTTCGACAATCACCGCCAACCCGCGGACCTTCTTCACCGGGCCGCGGATATCATGCGGGACTATGGGCGCCCGATCATTGTGCTCCCCGGCAACCACGACCCGCTGACTCCGGACTCGGTTTACAGGCGCGCCGGTCTCGCCACGATTCCGAACGTCATGATTCTCGGGCTGAACGTGGACAACACGGTGACTTTCGAAGCGCTCGATCTCGAGATCTGGGGGCGCCCGCACATGGATTATCTGGACATGTCACCGTTGGCCGATCCCCGCCCGAGGCGCGCGCGCTGGCACCTCGCCACGGCTCACGGCCACTACGTGGACGAACCCGAGGAGCCGGGACGGCTGCTCGGCTCCTGGTTGATTCGTCACGAAGATCTCGTCGCCACCGGCGCCGACTACGTGGCTTTGGGCCACTGGAACCGCGCGGCTCGGGTCGGAAACGGCGAGGTCGTCGCCCACTACTCGGGGTCGCCTGAATACGAGGGCACGGTCAACGTCGTACGGCTTTGTCCCGACCGCGGCGTCGAAGTGGGCCGCCTACCGGTCCGATAG
- a CDS encoding YdcF family protein, which produces MFVAKQFLKSLIMPPVPWLLLLLAVLILWRRRWARTLLGLVLCLIVLLHSAPFGYLLRHPLESRYRPLLDPRRAEPYQAIVVLTGGILPAEGLIPFPTLEESMFRRLDEAWRLYRISPKPVIVSGGHVNPFTAPKNENQIARDYLIRWGVTPDHVIGEGQSRDTFESAVAVGKLLRERGWKRYLLVTSAVHMPRSMLVFRAKAPEPVPAPGDFSLGKQPLTPLDFFPTEGAARNIAASLHEYVGLVNYYWRVQYGEGS; this is translated from the coding sequence ATGTTCGTCGCCAAGCAGTTTCTGAAAAGCCTGATCATGCCGCCGGTCCCCTGGCTGCTGCTGCTGCTGGCGGTGCTGATCCTCTGGCGGCGTCGGTGGGCGCGAACGCTTCTGGGGCTGGTCCTCTGTTTGATTGTTCTCCTGCACAGTGCCCCTTTCGGCTACCTGCTCCGTCACCCGCTCGAAAGCCGCTACCGCCCTCTCCTCGATCCGCGCCGCGCCGAGCCCTATCAGGCCATCGTCGTGCTGACCGGCGGGATCCTCCCGGCCGAGGGGCTGATCCCTTTTCCCACGCTGGAGGAATCGATGTTCCGCCGCCTCGATGAGGCGTGGCGCCTGTACCGCATCAGTCCCAAGCCGGTGATTGTTTCCGGCGGGCATGTCAATCCCTTCACGGCGCCAAAAAACGAAAACCAAATCGCGCGCGATTATCTCATTCGCTGGGGCGTGACCCCAGATCACGTGATCGGGGAAGGCCAGTCGCGCGACACTTTCGAAAGCGCCGTCGCGGTGGGAAAGCTGCTCCGCGAGCGCGGCTGGAAGCGTTATTTGCTGGTGACGTCCGCGGTCCACATGCCTCGGAGCATGCTGGTTTTCAGGGCGAAGGCACCCGAGCCCGTTCCGGCGCCGGGAGATTTTTCCCTCGGCAAGCAACCGCTCACGCCGCTCGATTTTTTCCCGACCGAAGGAGCGGCGCGAAACATCGCCGCTTCTCTGCACGAATACGTCGGTCTGGTCAACTATTACTGGCGCGTACAATACGGGGAAGGCTCGTAG